TCCGATGCCACTTCGAGTGGAACGCCACCGCCGCTGCGAAGGCGAGGTCGGGATCCCCGGCGAAGACACCGGCGAGGCGGCCGCCCCGCTGGAAGTCGAGCTGGACCAGGAAGGCCGGCGGCGCGAGGGCGGCCGCCGTTCGGATCGCCTCGTGCACCGGGTTCGACTCGAGGATTCCCGGTGCCGCCGACTGCGTGTCTCCGGCGCGGAGGATCGCGGAGATCGTCGCCTCGTCGGCGCAGCCCGTCGCGACGAGCGCCGCGCCCCCTCCGAATCCGGCGAGGGGGTCGAACGAGGTGCCGCCGACGAGGACCAGCTTGTCCGCCCTGGCGACCTCGCGGTCCACCCGCACGACGCCCAGGCCACGCGCGCGTCCGAGCGGCTCGAAGAGGACACCCTGTGCATCTGTCCCACCCGGGAAGGGATCGCCGAGCGTCGTCCCCCGGGCCGTCCGGATCGAGATCGCGGAGGCGCCGCTCCCGAGCACCACCTCCCGGATCCGATCGAGCACCGCCCCCGCGAGCGCCTCGAGGCCGTGCTGGACCACGATCGCGACCCGATCCCCCGGCTCGACGAAGACGGCGAGGGAGGGCGCCCCGAGCGGTCGGGCGAGGGCCCCCTCGAGCGTGGCGCGCGGATCCGGCACCGGCGGAGGCTCGGAGCCCCGGAGGCGGATGGCGTCGCGGAGGCGGTCGGGGAGGGCGAGGCTTCCCCGCCCGTAGCGGAGCTCGCTCGCACGCGCCTGCCCGGCCGCCAGGTGTGGGTGCGCGCAGGAAGCGTTGGGCATGCTCATCTCTTCTTCAAGGCAGGGCGTGGCGAAGCATCGACCCGGGCCTCGTGGAATCGGGCCCGGAGCCGGCATAGGGTGGTCCGGCTTCGTAGTTGATTCAACATGTTCGCCGCGAAGAGGACGAGGTTGGAGGACCGGGTCAGCGAGAACGAGCGCGAGGGCTACGTAACGGCCGAGGACGGCACCAGGCTCTGGTACCGCAAGGCCGGGAGCGGGCCGGTGCTGGTGTGCCAGAACGGGGTGGGCGTCACCATCACGTTCTGGGAGCAGATCGCCGAGCGCTTCGCCGCCCAGGGGTACTCCACGCTGCTCTGGGACTATCGGGGGCACGGGAGGTCGGACGACCCGCGCAATCCCAAGGCCTTCACCCTGGAGACCTGCGTCGAGGATCTGCGGCTCCTCCTCGATCGGCTCGGTGTGGAGCGGGCCTGCCTGCTCGGCCACTCGATGGGCGCCCAGCTCGGCTGGGAGTTCTATCGCGCGCATCCCGAGCGGGTGTCGGGCCTCGTCCCGGCACTCGGCACCTACCGCGACGCCATCTCGACCTTCTACGATCTGCCCTGGCTCGCGCCCCGGATCTTCGACGTCGCCAGCGTGACGTCCTACGCGTTCCCCGGCCTGGTGAAGCGCCTCACGGGGATCCCGGCGTGGCAGCCGGGCCTCGCCGACCGGGTGATCCGCAAGCTCTCGATCGTCCATCCCACGCTCTCACCGAAGGACTGGGTCCCCGGCTACCTCCGGCACATGGCGCGGCTCGATCCGAAGGTCTTCTTCGCGCTGGCCAAGGGGATCCGCGATCACGACGCCACCGATCTGCTGCCGCGCATCGACGTGCCGGTGCTGGTGGTGGCCGGAGACCGCGATCTCTTCTGCCCGCCGAGGGTCGCCCGCGAGATGGCGGAGCTCATCCCGTCGGCGGAGCTCCTGGTGATCCCCGGCGGATCCCACGCCGCCCTGATCGAGCAGCCCGGCCTGGTCGACCTGCGGCTCCGGCGCTTCCTCCGCGAGCGCGTCTTCCCGAACGGTGCTGCCGCCCACGCGCGCCTGACGCTGCACGAAGGCGGCCGGGCGGCGGGCTCCGTGGCGCCGAAGAAGGACGTGGTCGACACGGCGTCCTGAGCGAGCGCGCTCGGCTTGACGCGGCCAGACGGCGCGGCCGATCCTGGCCTCCTTCGCACCGGGAGATCCCATGGTCCGCGCGCTCCTGCTCTCGACGCTCCTCTCTGCCTCGCTCCCCGGCCTCGCGCTGGCGGACGCCGACGTGCCCGATGCACGGGAGGAGAAGAAGGTGGACGTGGCGGAGCTTCGCGCCCGCCGGGCTGCTCTCGAAGAGGAGCGCGACGCGGCGAGGATGAACGCGAACATCTACGTCCTGCCGCGCTACCGCCTCGAGGCCATCGACAAGCAGAAGGAGATCGACCGCATCGACGCCGAGCTCCGGGCGGCCGAGGCGGAGGAGCGATAGCTCGCCCTTACCCCGCCCCGTCCAGCTCGGGCGGCGGCCCGGCCTTCGTGAGCTCCCGGATCACGCTCGTGGCGTAGGTGCCCGGCGGGAGCTCGAACTCCAGCCGGATCCCGTTGTCCTCCCTCTCGATTGACAGCGCGAGCGGCAGGCGCAGCGCCCTGCGGGCGCCCATGGCGTCCCGGCTCGCCGCGAGGTGCTCGGGTCCAACGCCGGTCTCGGCGAGGATCGCGTCCTCCAGCCTCGCGGGCTCGCCGACGGGGGAGGGCCGCACCTTCGCGCCGGGAAGCGGTCCGGTGATCGAGCACTCGAAGGACGCGACCCTGGGGAGGTCGACCGACGGCTCGGCGCAGACGAATAGTCCGCCGGCCGGCAGCTTCTGGAGCACGTCGCCCTCGAGCGGCGTCGCCCAGGTCCCTTCCTCGAGCCGCGCCGCGAGCACGCGGTTGAAGATCCCGCTCTGGAAGGCGCTCACCAGGAACCGGCGCATGCGGTGATCCCGCAGCGCGCGGCGCGCCCGCGGATCGTCCTTGCCGAGGAGGAGCAGCCGGCCGACCTCGGCATTGTCGCCGCTGCGACCGAAGCGCTGCGGGCCGAAGTAGTTGGGAAGCCCCCGTTGCCGGAGCGCTTCGGCGATGGCGTTGGCACGCACGGCCCCGGCCTCGTCCACGCCGCGGAGGAGGATCCGGAAGCGGTTCCCTCGGAGGTGGCCGGTGCGGAGCTTGTTCCCGTGCCGGGCCGCCTCGAGCACCCGCCACCCCTCGCCAGCGAGCGTGAGTGCTTCGGCGGGATCGATCCGCGCGAGGCTCAGCCACTGTGTGGTGACGGCGTGCCGATCCTTCAGCCCGGCGACGCCCACGTCGCGCTCGGGGAAGCGCAGGGCCCGTGAGAGCTCGGCGACCACCTCGCGGGTGTCACGGCCGCGCTTCTCTACCCGGACGAAGACGTGCTCGCCCTCGCCGCTCGGCAGGTAGGCGGGGAGCTCGTCGACCCGGAAGTCCTCCGGCACGGCCTTGAAGAGGGCGGGGACCCCGGGGAGATCCCGGGTCGCAAACGGGAGCGGCCCCGCCGCAGCAGAGCCGCCAGTGGAATCCTTCACTAAAAGTCTCAGCGATCGAAGGCGGTGCGCGAGCGCTCGGCCTTCTCGTACATGGTCACGCCCTCGGCGGCGATCCCCGCGGCGCGGGTGAGGGCCTTCGCCCAGAGGTCGCCGTCCTTGAGGCCCTTCGGCGCGGTGTAGACCTGGGCGCCCTTGCCGCCCTGGCCCACGAAGGCCGAAAGGATCTTCTCGTACGCCGCGCGCTTGGCGGGATCGGACTCCCTCACCATCACCTTGCGCAGCTTGCCGTCCGTGCCCAGGCCCAGGCCGACCGTGATCGTCTCGCTCGTCTTCGGGACCGCGATCTCGGCGAAGGTGAGGTAGCCCATGCGGTCCGCGACCTTGAGGAGATCGAGATCCACGGGGCGCCACGGGACGAGCCGGACCCCCTCGTTCCTCTTGCGCTCGCCCTTGTAGACGGTGAGCACCACCACATCGAGGTCGCTCTGCGCCAGCTGGAGCTTGAGCTTCTCGTTGAGGCGCTGGGCGCCGTACTCGTCGATCTGGAAGCCCTTGGCCGTGAACTTGGCGGCGCCGGGGAAGAAGTCGTCGACGGCGAGCCGGTCGGCGCGGAGCCACTCCACCAGATCCCAGGTGTCCAGGGAGGAGAGGTTGGAGAACGCGTGGCCGGCGATCGTCCCCTCGCGTCCCTGGCCCTTGCGGATCGCGCGGCGCAGCTCGGCGTCGGAGCGCTGGGCCATGAAGGCGTCGTCGGTGAGGTCGGGAAGGGTGCCGAGCTCCTTCTTGCCTGTGATGGCCTTCCGCCAGGCGTCGGAGCCGCTTCCGTCCACGCCGTGGCAGGATGCGCACTCCATGCGGAAGAGCTGGCCGCCGTGATCGGCGTCGCCGCGCAGGAGCCAATCCGCCGAGGCGGAGGCGGGCGCGAGGAGGAGGGAGGCTGCGAAGGGAGCGAGGGAGCCGAGAGCGAGCGTGCGCATGATCATCCTCCTCTTACTGGCGGGGGGCGATGGGGCCGCGGCCCCGCTTCGGAGAAGCATCTCGAGCCGCCGGCGCCGGACGCTTGGGATCTGCCGAGACCTCGAACTGCGGCCACGAGCGGACGCTGCTGGCGAGGCCGAACCGGAACTGGGTGTGGCAGCGCATGCAGGCGTCGGCCTGTACGGACTGGAGCGCGTCCAGGGTCGTCGTGCGATTGGCGCCCGCCGTGAGGGCGCCCGTGCGATCGGCCAGCAGCTTCGCGAGCTGGTCGAAGTCGGCGGCGTGGCCCGCGGCGTTCCCCGGGGCCTTGCCGGCCACCTTGGCCACCTGCTCCTGGACCTGGGCGAGGGCCCGCTCCGCGTCCGGCGTGCCGGCGGCGCGCTCCAGGGCCATCCACCGCTTGCCGAGCTCCGACATCACGCCGTCGAGGCTCCGGTCGTCGGGAGCACGGGCGGGGATGAGCTCCTCGGCGCGGTCGTTCACGCCCCCCCGCCGCGCGGAGGCGTCGCTGGGGGGCGCCACGCCGATGAAGGCGTCGAACTGCGTCTTGTAGCCCGGCTTGCCGTCGGCGCGCTCGATCTGGACCAGGTAGGCGCCGTTTGCACGCGGAGTGAAGTGCATGCCCCAGGTGCCCGGCTGTTCGAGGGCATGCACCTCGAAGGTGCGCGCCTTCTCGGGGCCGGAGATCGTCACGACGAGCTTCGCAGGCGCCGCCGGCTTGCGATCGCCGAGGAAGGGATCGGGGATGTGGAGGATCTCCTGGATCTTCCAGACCAGCTCGACAGACTCGCCGGCGATGGGGCGGCCGGGCTTCACCGAGAAGGTGAACTGGAGGTCTCCGACGCGCTTGCTGGTCCGGGACTCGGCGGGGAGGAGGACCGGGCCCCTCTCCACGGCAGCCTGCACGTTCACCGACGAGAGGCCCTGGAACTCGGCGGGCGCCTCCGGCTCGGCGGCGACCGGCGCCGCGGCCTTGGCGGCCGACTCCTCGGGCTCCGCCTTGGGCGGCGGCGCCACGACCTGGGTGCCAGGGGCCATCACCGGGCGCTTCCGCGCGGGCTCGGCGGGAGCGGCCGGAGCCGGCTCGGGCTCGGGGGACGGAGGCGGCGCCTCGACCTTGGCAGCGCCGGGCGCCGTCACCGGCCTCTTGGCCGCGTGGGCCTGCTTGGCAAAGGTCCCCGCAAGCAGCGAGGTTCCGAGTACGAGCGCGGCAGCCGTCAGGGCTGCGCGCGAGGGGGGAAGACGCACGTTGGACCTCGCTCTCTCTCGCTCAGGGCGAGAGGCGGTATCGGATCAGGGCACGGCCCACTTGCCGCCGTTGGACGACCATCGGAGCTCGTCGTCGATGGTGAAGCGAAGGAGCTCCGGCATCAAGGGGAGCTCGTGCTTTCGGCCGTTGATGAAGATCGACGGGGTGCCCTGCAGACCGAGGCGAATGCCCTCGGCCTTCTGCCGGTCGACGATCGGGCTGAGCTCGTCGGCCTTGACGGCGCGGACGAGGGCCTGGGGATCGAGGCCGACCTTGGCGACGAGCTCCTTGATCACCTCCACCGAGAGGCGCTGCTGGTTCTCGAAGACCAGGTCGTGGAGCTCCCAGAACTTGCCGTGGCGCTGGGCGAAGACGGTGGCCTGGGCGGCGCTCGAGGCGTTCGAGTGGCCGGGCAGGGGGAAGTGCATGAAGCAGAGCCGCAGATCGCTCCGCTCGGCCTGCAGCCTCTCGAGGACCGGCCTCGCGGCGGCGCAGTGGGGGCACTCGAAGTCGGAGAACTCCACCACGGTCACGGGAGCGTCCGCGGGGCCGCGGCAGGCGGCGCCGGCGAGATCGATGGTCTGCCGCTGCGCCTTCTCGAACGAGCGGTAGTAGCGGTTGTACGCGGTGAGGGCCTCGGAGCGGCTCGCGCCCGCGTTCAGGATCGTCCGCAGGAGCTGAAGGCCCCGCGTCGCGTTGGCCTTGCACGGGAGATCCTCCCGGAGGCAGCCGGCGAGCGTGTAGGGGCTGCCATCGAAGACGAACTCGTCCTGGGCCGCCGAGATCAGGTTGTCCCGGACGAAGGAGGGGAGGGCTTCCATCGGGAAGCCGGGGAGCGCCGCGGCGGCCTCCTCCGGGCTCATCGCGGCCTTCACCGTCTGAGCGGGCTTCTCGGGAGCCGGCTTTTCGGGAGTCGGCACCTTCGAGGTGGCCGCACGGCCGTCCTCGCGGGTGCAGGCCGACGCGAGGACCGCGATGGCGATGAGGAGGGAGAATGAGGCTCTGCGCATGCTCGAAGTCACTTCCCGGGGCCGTCCTGTAATCGAATCGGGCGGCATCCTAGCGAACGGTTGTCAAGATTGTAAAGGCTCGTTTCCCCTGCTAATCCCGCTGTCCGAGGGAGCCGGCGACGGCGCCGGGAGGGGGAGCCTGCCATGCCAACGGCCGAGCGAGAACGATCCAGGGCCGGAATTCTGACCGCGCCGCCTTCCCACGTGCCGGGCGCCGCAGCGCCGGAGGCGAGGGGCCGGCGCGAGCCTCTCGCGGGTCCTGACGGAAAGCCCTGGTGGGAGAGCTACTTCGGGCCCGACTACCCGCTGCTCTATCCCGAGAAGACGCGGGAGTCGGGGGAGGCGGAGGTCCGGTCGATCCTCGCCGCCCTCGCGCTCCGGCCCGCCGCCCGGATCCTCGACGTCGGCTGCGGGGCGGGCCGCCACGTGCTGGCGCTGGCGAAGCAGGGTTACCGGGTGACGGGCCTCGATCGCTCGCCCGAGCTCCTGGCCTCGGCGGCGAGCGCCCGTGAGGCCGAGGGCCTCTCGCTCGAGCTCCGGCTCGCGGACATGCGCAGCCTGCCCCTGGAGAACCTGGAGCCGGTCGACGCCGTGCTCTCGATGTTCACGTCCTTCGGCTATTTCTCCGAGGCCGAGAACGAGCAGGTGGCCCGGGGCATGGCCGCCTCGCTGGTGCCGGGCGGGCGGCTGTTCCTCGACCTGAACAACCGCGAGCTCCTCCAGGAGGCCAACGGTACCCGGACCTGGGCCGCTCGGCCTGGCGGCTACCTCCTGGACGAGTTCGGCTACGACACGGATCTACGGCGCTTCCACGGTAGGCGGATCCTGCTGGCCGACGGCCGCGAGCGGCGGTACGTCTTCGACCACCGCGCCTGGTCGGAGCAGGAGATCCGGGGCCTGTTGAAGAAGGCTGGGCTCCGGGTCCTGGCGGTCTACGGCACGCTGGAGAGGACGCCGTTCAACCTCCGCGCGCCGCGGATGGTGGTGCTGGCAGAGAAACCTTGAAGAACGCTCGTTTACCCAAAGTACTGCTCATTCATACCGGTGGAACACTGGGGATGGCGGGCCGGCGGCCCGGCCCCTTGCGCCCCTCCTCCTTCGTCGAGGCCCTGCGCGAGCGGGTCCCCGAGCTGTGGCGGATCGCCCGGCTCGAGCTGGAGATCCACTCCAACGTCGACTCCTCGGACATCAGCCCGGCGCTCTGGCAGACGCTGGCCCGCCGCATCCACGAGAGGCTCTCCGCCTTCGACGGCGTCGTGGTCACCCACGGCACCGACACCATGGCCTACACGGCGGCGGCGCTCTCCTTCATGCTGCGGAACCTGCCGCGCCCGGTGGTCCTCACAGGCTCGCAGGTGCCCATCGGAGAGATCCGCACCGACGCGCGCCTCAACCTGATCGACGCGGTGACGGCGGCCGCCAGGGGGCCGGAGCTCCCCGAGGTGGTGATCTGCTTCGACTCGAAGCTCTTCCGCGGCAACCGGTCGCGGAAGCAAAAGATCGCCGAGTACGACGCCTTCGCCTCGCCGAACCTGCCGCCCCTCGGCGGCCTGGGGGTGGAGGTGACGATCGCGCCGGCTCGGCGCCCGCGGGGGACCTTCCAGCTCCTCGATCGCCTGGAGACGCGGATCCACTCGCTGCCGGTCTTCCCGGGGATCGATCCCGCACCCCACGTCGCGCACCTCGCGAACGGGGAGGTCAAGGGCCTGGTCGTCTCGGCCTTCGGCGCCGGGAACTTCCCGATCCAGGGGCCCCGCTCGCTGCTGCCGCTGTTCTCGCTCGCGCGGGATCGGAAGGTCCCGGTCCTCGTGACGTCCCAATCCGAGCGCAACGCGGTGGCGCTCTCGCTCTACGAGTCGGGGGCGGCGGCGCTGGAGCTCGGCGCCATCGGCGCCGGCGACATGACGCCGGAAGCCTCGGTGGTGAAGCTCATGCACGCGGCGGCCTACGGACGCGGTTTGGCGGGCGTGCGGCGGATCCTCGAGGCGAACGTCGCCGGCGAGCGCACGCCGGGGACCTGAGGGCGTCCCGCCTTCGCGAGCAGCGACCGCTCGGCGCCGCGTTGCGTGGGCGCCTGGATCAACCTGGCGGCGGCAGCTCGATCGGCGAGCCGTCGGGCACCGTCTCCGGCGCCTCCTCCTGGTTCACCGGGGGTGTCTCCTCCTCCCACTCCCACGGCTCGGCAGGGGCGGGCACGTCGCCGCCCGCCCGATTGCTCCCAGGGAGCGCGCGTGGACGAGTGAGGTCGGCGAAGCGCTCGTCGCCGCGGACGGGGTCGAAGTCCGCCGCCGTCCGGGCCTGCATCCGGTAGAGGGCCGGCTCCGCCTCGATCGCTTCCTCCAGGGACGCGAGGATCGCCCCGATCGGCGCGCCGGATCGGGCCAGGAAGCGCGCCCGCACGAAGGCCAGGGTCGGGTCCGGCGCCTCGAAGGAGGCGGCGCGGGAGAGCGCGGCCTCTGCCGCCGGCAGCGATCCGGCCTCGAGGGCGAGCCTCGCCCGCTCCGTGTACAGCCGCGACGCGCCGGCCCAGAGATCGACGACGACGAGGTCCTCGGTCCTCAGCGACCCCGTGCCCGTCCGGACCGCCAGCGCGGCGACGTCAGGGCCGAGGAAGGCCAGGGAGAGATCGCCCGCGACGATCCGCCCGACCTCCGCCTCGTCGTCGCCGTCGGGCCCGCGCAACACCGCGATCCACGCCTCGCCGTAGCGCGGGTCCCTTCGGCGCTCGACGAGCAGGCGGAAGCCCTCGAGCCTGCCCCGCAGCGCGAATGACGGAATCGGTCCCGCAGGAGCGGGCCCGATTCCGTCAGCCGCGGTTCTCGCGGTCGCGCTCTTGCGTGGCTCCGCGTTCGGCTTCGCGTGCGCGGCGATCGGCGCAGCGTGATCGGCCTCGCCGGGCAGCGCCGGAAACCGGGGAAAGAGGCTCGAGAGCGGCGCCCCCGCCGAGACGGCCGCGAGGGCCTCGTCCACGCGAAGGGCCTCGCCGCCTTCGAGGGCCGGGAGGGTCGCGTCGCCTTCCCCCCGCCAGATGGCGTGGCGCCTGCCGGAGGCCTCCAAGAAGGAGAGGGTGACCCTGGGCGGAATGGAGTCGCCTGCCTCGAGCTCGGCCTCGACGAGCACGCTCCGCTCCACGAGGCCCCTGGGGATCACGCCCACGATCGATCGCACGTGGAGGACCTGCTCGTCCGGTCGGATCGCGCCGTGGGCGCAGCCCGCGAGCGCCAACAGGAGAAGGCCCGCGACGGCGGCAGCCTTCACCTCGTCACCTCGATCGACACCCGGCGCGTAGCGGTCATCCGATCGGAGTCGGTCGCCAGGAGCTCCAGCTCGATCGTCTTCCCGACGGCGTTCGAGGGCGCCCAGAGCGAGGCGCAGGAACCGGCGGACGCGATCGGGGCGCCCGGGCACTCCGTTACCTCGAGATCCACCCTCGGTGAATCCGGCGTCCAGACCTGCCTCCAGCGCATGGCCAGCGATCCGCCGCCCGCTGCGCTCGAGGCCGATCCGTCGAGGAGGGTCGCCTTCCCCGCGACGGCCTCTGTCGGGGCCGCGATCGCCAGGCGAGGAGGCTCGAATCCTGGAGGAGCCACGTGCACCACGGCGTAGTCCGGGGGGCTGGAGAGCGGTCCTCCGTCGCGGATGACGACCTGGAACGAGAGATCGACGGGGCTGACGCCGATCGGGGCGACGAACGATCGGGCACCGAGGCCGGGGTGGCAGCCCTGAGCAGGGCTGAGCTGGACCTCCGGGCCCAGCACCTGCTCCCAGCAGGTCTCGAGGGAATCGGGATCCGAATGGTCGACGTCGGTAACCTCCAGGACGACCGGCTCGCCCGCGGCGACGAAGCCGTCCGACGACGAAGGAACCCTCGCCCTGGCGTGCAAGGGCGGGCGATCGGTCGGAGGGAGCCACTGGACGATCGCTGCCTTCGGCGCCGCCCGAACGCGATTGAACCTCGCCTCGAAGGCGACGGCCACGGTCCGGGGCCAGCCGGACCCGTGGGGGAGCCAGAGCTCCTGGCGCTCCAGGTCCGCCAGGGGCGCGTCCCCGAGCAGGGCGCGGTAGGAATGGAAGGCGAGGTTATCCCGCTTTTCCGGATCGCCCATGGTTGCGACGAACTTCACCTTGGGGGGATACCGAGCGGCTTCCCTCTCCACGAGGAGAATGTCCCCGACCCGGGGGAGGTCGTCGGGAAAACCGATGTCCGACGTGGGTGGATCGATACGAGTCGCGCTCTTCCGCACGATGACGCGCAGGTAATCGGGGGCCGCGCAAAACGGCGGCTCGCGACCGGCGTCCGATTCGCTGCAGAGCCTGGCGCGGTTGCCGTCGCCCATCCGTCTGTGGGCCTCGACCTTGAAGTCGAGCACGCCCTCTTCGTCAGGGGCCACGAAAGAGGCGGCTCCGTCACAGGGATCGTCGATCTGCACGGCGCCCTCGATCTGCGTCCAGCAGAAGGGCAGAGTCGCGGAGACGCATGAAGCGTCGCCTCCCTCGGCCAGGCACGCCGGATCCGCGAACCTCGGCGCGGGCAGCTCGACCCTCGTGCGCGGGCGGACGTCCTGATCCGCCGCACCCAGCACGACCGGCGCGGGCAGGAGCTGCGCGGGATCGTCGACGAGCTCGATGGCGAGCCGATCGATGGAGCGGGTCGTGCCGTCGTCCAGGGTGAGCCGGAACACCAGGCGATCGGTCTCGCGGGCCGAGCGCGAGGGCGCGACGAAGGTCGTGACGAGCGCGGCTGGATCGCTCAGGGCCACCCGCGGCCCGGCCTCCTGGGTCCAAAGGACCGAGAATGCCCTGGCGTCCTCGGGCGGAAAGCTCCCCCGCCCGTCGAGACGAACGAGCATGCCCGGGAGCGCCTTGGCGTCGGGGCCCGCGAGGGCGAGCGGCCCTCCCTTCGGCAGCGACGGCTCCGAGCCGATCGATCCTCCCGAGCCGCCGGCGCCTTCGCCGGAGAAATCCCTGGAGCTCGCGCCGCAGGCGCCGAGCGCGAGGGCCATCACGGCCAGGAAGGCGGGGAGGAGGTGGCGCATCGGATCTACATCCTACATTCCTCCGGCGTCGATCGATGCATATCCTGGCGATCCGCCGGAGCCTCGCGAAAGCGACGCCTCTGCGCGTCCGGGGCCGCCATGACTCTTCGAAGGATCCTGCCCGTCCTCGCCGTCCTCTCGTGTGTGACTTCCGAGCGAATCCCGCCGCCGAAGGCCCCGGAGCTCATCGGCTCCCGGCCCGCGATCGGCCGCAAGATCGAGCTCGAGCTCACGGCGAACGGCGGGCCGCTCGTCCTGGGCGCCGCCGTCGGAAAAGTGACGCTGCTCTGCGTGCTCGGGCGGAGCGGCGATTCGACGGCGGATGCCTGCCGGACGGCGCAGCTGCGCTGGGGCGATCGCATCACGGTGGTCGGCCTCGCCACGAGTGAAGAGGTGTCGATCGCGGACATCCCGTTCCGCACCTACGCGGATCCGGACGGCGTGGCGCTGAAGGATCGCTTCGAGCTCGGACCGGAGTCCAAGGTGATCCTCACCGACACCCGCGGCCGGGTCGCCAAGGTGATCGAGCCGGACGACCTCGGCGCGGTCGAGGAAGCGCTGCGCTCGCTCATCGAATAGCCGCGTCGGTTGTTTGACGACATCCCCCCAGGAGGCTATAAACCGGGGCTTCTACCAGCCCGCCAAAACCCATCGCTGCGCGTGAAAACCGGCGCGCACGCCCGGTCCGAAGGTGCAGCATGGCCCGCCTCTCCGTCCTCGTCTTGACCCTCCTCGCGGTCGCCGCCACCGGCGCGACTCTCTACCTGGACGGACCCGAGGCGATGCGCGCCGCCGAGCGGCAGCTCGACGAGCGCCTCCAGGCGTCGGCGAAGGCCGCAGGTGCGTTGATCGCCGCCTCCGCTGCGCCCGCAGCCGAGCCTCCGGCGGAGAAGGCCCAGGCCGCCGCGAAGCGCGACGGGAAGGGTGACGCCGTACAGGATCCGGTGGGCGGGACCGCAGCCGAGACCCACGAAGAGGCCTTCGACGCCGCGCTCGCCGGGCGCCTCGCCGGCCTCGTGGGAGCCGACGTCACCCTGCTCCGCGGCGGCAAGGTCGAGGCCTCGAGCCTCGCTCCCGCCCAGCGGTCGGAGGTGGCGGCGTCGTCGGCCGGCGCGACCGCCTTCGGCTCTGGCGAGCTCTCGGGTGATCGCTTCTCCTTCTACGGCGCGCTGCCGCTGCCCCTCCTGGCGCCGCCGCCCGCCGCTCTTCGCGGATTCCGCATGGCGGTCCCCGGGGTCGACGGCGGCGAGCTGATCGTCTCGGCTTCGACCGCCGACGCCATGGCGCCGATCGTCGCCTCCCAGGAGCGCGCGCTCGAGATCGCGCTCGCGGTGTTGCTCGTCGGCGTGCTCCTCGCGCTCCTCCAGGGGCGCAAGCGCGCGCCCGCCGGGCTCTCCCAGCTCGCGGACGCCGCCGAGCAGGCCGCGGAGGGCAGCGCCACGGCCCACGCCGCCGAGCACCTCTCCGGCGACCTCGGCCGCCTGGGCCGCGCGATCAATCGCCTCTCGGCCAAGGCGCGGCAGGCGGGCGTATCCGCCTCTTCGCTCCCCCTTGCAGCCCCGCCGCCGGAGCCTCCCTCCGACGTGGCCGACTCCTTCCCTTTCCAGGGAACGCCGTCCCGCGGCGAGCCCTCGTCGCTCCTCGGGGGAACGCCCGGCCCCGCGGCCGGATTCGAGCTCGGCAGCTCCGCGCCGTTTGGCGCCACGCCGGGGCCCTTCGCCGCCGAGCGCACCATCGAGCATCC
The Vulgatibacter incomptus DNA segment above includes these coding regions:
- a CDS encoding MXAN_5187 family protein, with amino-acid sequence MARLSVLVLTLLAVAATGATLYLDGPEAMRAAERQLDERLQASAKAAGALIAASAAPAAEPPAEKAQAAAKRDGKGDAVQDPVGGTAAETHEEAFDAALAGRLAGLVGADVTLLRGGKVEASSLAPAQRSEVAASSAGATAFGSGELSGDRFSFYGALPLPLLAPPPAALRGFRMAVPGVDGGELIVSASTADAMAPIVASQERALEIALAVLLVGVLLALLQGRKRAPAGLSQLADAAEQAAEGSATAHAAEHLSGDLGRLGRAINRLSAKARQAGVSASSLPLAAPPPEPPSDVADSFPFQGTPSRGEPSSLLGGTPGPAAGFELGSSAPFGATPGPFAAERTIEHPAPVVLGNGVSFADAGPRSDGWSRGPVSSGPLAETGVVGGGVVEGGAWDQPTRQLPLRQPGVEDPFGSAIAAAAGGAFNPEATVVAAIPEALLRATSRAPVIAIPQPDPEELHLQQVFEDFMRLRGECGEPVEGLGFEKFAAKLRQNRVQLIEKYQCRTVRFTAYVKDGKAALKASPVKD
- a CDS encoding TPR end-of-group domain-containing protein; the protein is MKAAAVAGLLLLALAGCAHGAIRPDEQVLHVRSIVGVIPRGLVERSVLVEAELEAGDSIPPRVTLSFLEASGRRHAIWRGEGDATLPALEGGEALRVDEALAAVSAGAPLSSLFPRFPALPGEADHAAPIAAHAKPNAEPRKSATARTAADGIGPAPAGPIPSFALRGRLEGFRLLVERRRDPRYGEAWIAVLRGPDGDDEAEVGRIVAGDLSLAFLGPDVAALAVRTGTGSLRTEDLVVVDLWAGASRLYTERARLALEAGSLPAAEAALSRAASFEAPDPTLAFVRARFLARSGAPIGAILASLEEAIEAEPALYRMQARTAADFDPVRGDERFADLTRPRALPGSNRAGGDVPAPAEPWEWEEETPPVNQEEAPETVPDGSPIELPPPG